Within Sporosarcina sp. PTS2304, the genomic segment TTTGCACCACGGGAAGCGCAACTGTTATACCGTCATTTACTTTCCAAAGGAATCGTTTTGCGTCACTCGGAAAACTTCCGTGGCATGGACGGTAGGTGGTTGCGTGTCGGCATGAAGTCAACAGAACAGATGATTATATTGCGAGAGGAGATGACCAAATGGTTCGAGGAACAGTAACATTTATTAGTGGCGGCGCACGCAGCGGAAAAAGTGCATACGCAGAAAAAATACTCGTTGCACAACCCGGTCGTCTCGTCTACATCGCATCAGGTGTAGCGGCTGATTCCGAAATGAAAGAACGGATTGCGAAACATCAGAACGATCGCAAACTAGATGATTGGCATACGATCGAACAGCCGGTGGACATCCATCGTACGCTACCTTTTCTGCAAGAAGGAGACTTAGTGTTATGGGATTGTATGACAACTTGGCTGGCCAATGAACTGTATGAAGGCTATGACACGGGCGATCCTTGTTGGCGTCGTGTAGGGTGTCTGGAAATGAAAGCGGAGCAATTGCTGCAGACGATCGGACAAATAAGCGAACGCGTCACTTCATTTGTGATCGTGTCCAATGAAGTGTTAGATGAGTGGTCAGATTATGGCGAAGAGACGCAACGGTATCGAAAAACAATTGGTCTATTGCACCAGCGTTTAGTAGCACTTTGTGATGTAGCGATTGAAATGGATCATGGCATACCTGTCGTCTGGAAAGGGGAGTCACCATGAATGGATTGATCGTCGTCGGCACAGCATCGGACGTAGGAAAAACAATGATTTGCCTAGCATTATGCCGAATTCTTTCCAATGAAGGGCGTAACGTTGCTCCTTTCAAATCCCAAAACATGTCGGGCTTTTCGGTGACGTTGCCGAACGGTTGTGAAATCAGTCGTTCGCAATTCCAGCAAGCACAAGCGGCGCGTACGGAGCCGATGGTAGAAATGAATCCGATTTTATTGAAACCGACAACGGCTTTGCAGTCGGACGTCATCTTACTCGGTAAGCCACTCATCACAATGGATGGTCAAAAATTTCGGGAGCAATTATACGACAAAGGGCTACATACGATTAAGCAGTCTTTACGTACACTTTCGGAGCGCTACGAGACGGTCATTATAGAAGGGGCAGGGAGTACCGCGGAAGTGAATTTGATGGATCGTGAATTGACGAATATGCGCGTGGCGGAACTTGCGGACGTACCTGCATTGTTAGTGGCGGACATTTCTAAAGGTGGGGCCATTGCATCCATCATCGGTACATTGCAATTATTGTCTCCTGAAAGACGACAGCGTGTGAAAGCGATTATTATTAATAAATTTTACGGGGAGTTATCTTACTTCCAAGATGGCGTACAATTTATCGAAAACTTTACAGGCATTCCAGTCGCAGGGGTCATTCCTGTTCTTGAACAGCATGGCATCGTAGAAGAAGACATGGAACGCGAGACGAAACCCGCGGCTGACGGAGTGGATGTTTATGAACAATGGGCTGAACACGTACAGAAACATCTCAATTGGCCATTGATCCAGTCGATTTTGGCGTAAAGGAGCGAGAACATGAATAGCATTTTATTAGCGCTCCAATTTTTCACTTCATTGCCTGTTCGTATAGAAATACCGCTCGGGAAAAAAGAAGTATCAGGCATGTACATGGCACTACCTATTATCGGCGGGGCCATTGGCTTGTTGCTCGCGGGAACGGCTTATGCCACGGTAGAGTTCAATAGTTTCCTTGCGGCGATGCTCATACTGCTTGTCGGATTGATCGCGACGGGTGGCTTGCATGTGGACGGCTTTGCAGATTTAGGCGATGCGTTTTTCTCTTATCAAGACCGTGAAAAACGTCTGACGATTATGGATGATCCGAGACTGGGAGCATTTGGTACGTTGTCGTTAGTCGTATTGTTAGGGTTGAAAATTGGTTTATTTATCGAGATTGTCACACTAGCGCACGGGTGGCTGTTTCTTGTCATCGTGCCTATCCTATCGAGGGCTAGCGTTGTATTGTATTTCACCTTAACTGACACTGCGAAACAAAGCGGCATGGCGCACTTTTTCAAGCGACATTTTTTGCGGAAGCGAATGGTAGTTGTAGCTAGTGTGAGCAGTTTACTCGCGATTAGTGTGCTTAGTGCAGTGTCTACATCGATTCTGTTAATCCCAGTTCTGATACTTGTTATGGCATTCGCAATTTGGCTTTATCGCCACTTTTCCATCAAGCATTTCGGTGGTGTGACAGGCGATTTGTGTGGCGCGTTCATTGAAGGGATGGAGGTGTTATTATGGCTCGTCCTTATCGTTTATTTTTCATTCGCCATTTAACAACGGTGGGCAATGAAAAACGGCAATATTGTGGGTGGACGGATAGCGAGTTAGTTCAAGCAACAGGAGAAGCGATTGAATTTCCGGTTATTGTAGAAAGAGTAGTCGGTAGTGATTTGACTAGAACACGTCAAACAGCAGCAATTTATTTTCCGGATGCGGCATATGTTGAAGATCATCGTTTGCGCGAGTGTCATTTCGGAGATTTTGAAGAAAAGACGTATGATGAGTTAAAAGACGATCAAGACTACCGGAACTGGCTGGAAGATCCGTGGCGAGTGGCAGCGCGTAATGGGGAAACACTGCAACAAGTGAAGTCACGGGTACTCGAAGCGTTAGATGATTTGCCGAATGATACGGTCGTCGTGACGCATGGTGGAGTAATTCGTTTACTTCTCGAAGCATTCGCTACGGATTCGCGATCGTTTTGGGAGTGGCAAGTAGACAATGGCTCCATTTGGCAATTCGAGTGGGCAGACGAGCGACAATGGAAGGAGCGAGCGCGGTGCACGTCATTATCGGAGGTGCCTATAACGGCAAAACAGAGTATGTAAGGCGCTTAGTTGGCGATCAGAAGGTAGAGTTTTGTACAATGGAAACAGCGGCGATGGCGGACGGTCGATTGGTAATAGTGGGCTTATTGGACTGGCTTAGACAGACCGAGATGGATGAAGCGCAAAGTTTACAAGCGGTGCGCGATGTAATTGAACCCGACACGATTTTCATTTTGACTGAGGTAGGTCGCGGCATCGTACCGTTCGAAGCAGAGCAACGTGAATTACGTGATCAGTGCGGACGGCTCTATCAGTATTTATTTGCACAAGCAATAGAGGTTACGAGAGTTTGGTACGGTATCCCCCAACAAATCAAAGGAGTGAAGTGAGATGAAAATTTATACGAAGACAGGCGATAAAGGGCAGACGAGTTTAATTGGTGGACGCGTGGCGAAAGATGATTTGCGCGTGGAAGCGTATGGTACGATTGATGAACTGAATTCATTCATTGGTAAAGCGATGACAGAACTAGAAGCCGATAATTTTGCGGATATTTTAACGGATTTGGAAGCAATCCAGAATGAATTATTCGATGGTGGCGGCGATTTAGCGAACGTCATGAAAGAGCGTCACTACAAGCTTGGTGAAGAACCGATAACAGTGCTGGAAGAGCGAATTGACAAGTTAATGGAAGAAGCACCGGCGCTCGAACGCTTTATCTTACCGGGTGGTTCACCTGCAGCTGCAACCTTGCATATCGCACGCACGATTACACGACGCGCGGAGAGAGTAACTGTGACATTAACGAATGCAGCAGACGATGTTTCACCAGTTGTTCAGCGCTATTTGAATAGATTATCAGATTATTTATTCGTTGCAGCACGAATTGTTAATGCGCGTTTAGGTATCGCGGATAATGAATATGTTCGTAGTGCGAAGGTGTTTCGTACGAATGATAAGAAATGAATGTAAAACAACGGCTTAGGTGAGATATCC encodes:
- a CDS encoding bifunctional adenosylcobinamide kinase/adenosylcobinamide-phosphate guanylyltransferase, giving the protein MVRGTVTFISGGARSGKSAYAEKILVAQPGRLVYIASGVAADSEMKERIAKHQNDRKLDDWHTIEQPVDIHRTLPFLQEGDLVLWDCMTTWLANELYEGYDTGDPCWRRVGCLEMKAEQLLQTIGQISERVTSFVIVSNEVLDEWSDYGEETQRYRKTIGLLHQRLVALCDVAIEMDHGIPVVWKGESP
- a CDS encoding cobyric acid synthase, which codes for MNGLIVVGTASDVGKTMICLALCRILSNEGRNVAPFKSQNMSGFSVTLPNGCEISRSQFQQAQAARTEPMVEMNPILLKPTTALQSDVILLGKPLITMDGQKFREQLYDKGLHTIKQSLRTLSERYETVIIEGAGSTAEVNLMDRELTNMRVAELADVPALLVADISKGGAIASIIGTLQLLSPERRQRVKAIIINKFYGELSYFQDGVQFIENFTGIPVAGVIPVLEQHGIVEEDMERETKPAADGVDVYEQWAEHVQKHLNWPLIQSILA
- the cobS gene encoding adenosylcobinamide-GDP ribazoletransferase, encoding MNSILLALQFFTSLPVRIEIPLGKKEVSGMYMALPIIGGAIGLLLAGTAYATVEFNSFLAAMLILLVGLIATGGLHVDGFADLGDAFFSYQDREKRLTIMDDPRLGAFGTLSLVVLLGLKIGLFIEIVTLAHGWLFLVIVPILSRASVVLYFTLTDTAKQSGMAHFFKRHFLRKRMVVVASVSSLLAISVLSAVSTSILLIPVLILVMAFAIWLYRHFSIKHFGGVTGDLCGAFIEGMEVLLWLVLIVYFSFAI
- a CDS encoding histidine phosphatase family protein — encoded protein: MARPYRLFFIRHLTTVGNEKRQYCGWTDSELVQATGEAIEFPVIVERVVGSDLTRTRQTAAIYFPDAAYVEDHRLRECHFGDFEEKTYDELKDDQDYRNWLEDPWRVAARNGETLQQVKSRVLEALDDLPNDTVVVTHGGVIRLLLEAFATDSRSFWEWQVDNGSIWQFEWADERQWKERARCTSLSEVPITAKQSM
- a CDS encoding bifunctional adenosylcobinamide kinase/adenosylcobinamide-phosphate guanylyltransferase, whose protein sequence is MHVIIGGAYNGKTEYVRRLVGDQKVEFCTMETAAMADGRLVIVGLLDWLRQTEMDEAQSLQAVRDVIEPDTIFILTEVGRGIVPFEAEQRELRDQCGRLYQYLFAQAIEVTRVWYGIPQQIKGVK
- a CDS encoding cob(I)yrinic acid a,c-diamide adenosyltransferase, which gives rise to MKIYTKTGDKGQTSLIGGRVAKDDLRVEAYGTIDELNSFIGKAMTELEADNFADILTDLEAIQNELFDGGGDLANVMKERHYKLGEEPITVLEERIDKLMEEAPALERFILPGGSPAAATLHIARTITRRAERVTVTLTNAADDVSPVVQRYLNRLSDYLFVAARIVNARLGIADNEYVRSAKVFRTNDKK